Proteins from a genomic interval of Tenacibaculum sp. SZ-18:
- a CDS encoding electron transfer flavoprotein subunit beta/FixA family protein yields the protein MKILVCISHVPDTTSKINFTENDTKFDTNGVQFVINPYDEFSLTRAMWFKEKQGASVTVVNVGGAETEPTLRKALAIGADDAIRVNVEPTDGFLVAKELAEVVKNGGFDLVLAGKESADYNGQMVPGMLATLSGYNFVNGCVGIEVDGTNVTLEREIDGGEEKVSSSLPLVVAGQKGIVEEKDLRIPNMRGIMMARKKPLNVVEASGAAASTSTKTFEKPAPKGEVKLVDNVDELINLLHNEAKAI from the coding sequence ATGAAAATATTAGTATGTATCAGCCATGTACCTGATACCACTTCAAAAATCAATTTTACTGAAAACGACACCAAGTTTGATACTAACGGTGTTCAATTTGTAATAAATCCATACGATGAATTTAGTTTAACACGTGCTATGTGGTTCAAAGAAAAACAAGGTGCTTCTGTAACCGTTGTCAATGTTGGAGGAGCTGAAACTGAACCTACATTAAGAAAAGCCTTAGCAATTGGTGCTGATGATGCAATACGTGTAAATGTAGAACCAACTGATGGTTTTTTAGTTGCTAAAGAATTAGCTGAAGTAGTTAAAAACGGTGGTTTTGATTTAGTATTAGCTGGTAAAGAATCTGCCGATTATAACGGCCAAATGGTCCCAGGAATGCTCGCTACACTATCAGGATACAATTTCGTAAACGGTTGCGTAGGAATTGAAGTTGACGGTACAAACGTAACTTTAGAAAGAGAAATTGATGGTGGCGAAGAAAAAGTATCTTCCTCTTTACCATTAGTTGTTGCAGGACAAAAAGGAATTGTAGAAGAAAAGGATTTAAGAATCCCTAATATGAGAGGAATTATGATGGCACGAAAAAAGCCATTAAATGTAGTAGAGGCTTCTGGAGCAGCTGCATCTACAAGTACGAAAACATTTGAAAAACCAGCACCAAAAGGTGAAGTGAAATTAGTAGATAATGTTGATGAGTTAATTAACTTATTACATAACGAAGCAAAAGCAATTTAA
- a CDS encoding pyruvate dehydrogenase complex E1 component subunit beta has product MKTVQFREAICEAMSEEMRRDESIYLMGEEVAEYNGAYKASKGMLDEFGEKRVIDTPIAELGFGGIAVGSAMNGNRPIVEYMTFNFSLVGIDQIINNAAKIRQMSGGQFNCPIVFRGPTASAGQLAATHSQAFESWYANCPGLKVIVPSNPYDAKGLLKAAIRDDDPVIFMESEQMYGDKMEIPEGEYILPIGVADIKREGTDVTVVSFGKIIKEAFKAADELAKEGISIEVIDLRTVRPMDHKTILESVKKTNRLVILEEAWPFGSVSSEITFRVQDEAFDYLDAPIKRITTADTPAPYSPVLLEKWLPNANDVVKAVKEVMYIS; this is encoded by the coding sequence ATGAAAACAGTTCAATTTAGAGAAGCTATTTGCGAAGCAATGAGTGAAGAGATGCGTCGTGATGAAAGTATTTATCTAATGGGAGAAGAAGTTGCTGAATACAACGGCGCTTATAAAGCTAGTAAAGGGATGTTAGATGAGTTTGGGGAAAAACGCGTTATTGATACTCCAATTGCCGAACTTGGTTTTGGTGGTATTGCTGTAGGTTCTGCAATGAATGGAAACAGACCGATTGTTGAATATATGACCTTTAACTTTTCGTTGGTTGGTATTGATCAAATTATTAACAACGCGGCTAAAATTCGTCAAATGAGCGGAGGTCAGTTTAACTGTCCTATCGTATTTAGAGGCCCAACGGCTTCTGCTGGTCAATTAGCGGCAACACACTCACAGGCTTTCGAAAGTTGGTATGCAAATTGTCCTGGTTTAAAAGTAATTGTTCCTTCAAATCCATATGATGCAAAAGGTTTATTAAAAGCTGCGATTAGAGATGATGATCCTGTTATTTTTATGGAGTCTGAGCAAATGTATGGTGATAAAATGGAAATTCCTGAAGGAGAGTATATTTTGCCAATTGGTGTTGCAGATATTAAAAGAGAAGGAACTGATGTAACTGTAGTTTCTTTTGGAAAAATTATTAAAGAAGCTTTTAAAGCGGCAGATGAGTTAGCGAAAGAGGGAATCTCAATAGAGGTTATTGATTTAAGAACTGTTCGCCCAATGGATCATAAAACGATCTTAGAATCAGTTAAGAAAACAAATAGATTAGTGATATTAGAAGAGGCATGGCCGTTTGGAAGTGTTTCTTCGGAAATTACTTTTAGAGTTCAAGACGAAGCATTTGATTATTTAGATGCTCCGATCAAAAGAATTACCACTGCCGATACTCCTGCACCATACTCGCCGGTTTTATTAGAAAAATGGTTGCCGAATGCTAATGATGTTGTTAAAGCAGTAAAAGAAGTAATGTATATTAGTTAA